The window TAGCTGGAATTGCTGCAGCTTATTATTTAAATAGTAATCAAAATGTTTTTGGTAAAGATAATAAATTAACATGGGGCGGTTTTGTTGGTATTCATTTACCATCAACTACAAGATTTATTCAAGGTTTTAAATTTGGTATTCAATGAGCAAATGAAAAACTAAAAAACAAAAAAGTTAAACAAACAGAAAATAATGAAGAAAAAGAATGAATTAATGTAGAACAAGTCTTTGCTACGAATTATCAATCAGGAGATTTTTCGCCAACATCAGATAAAGCAAAAGCAATTGTTAATCAATTAGTTTCTAATAATGTTGATTTAATTTTACCAGTGGCTGGACCTCAAATCGATTATGCAACAACAGCTGCTGCTGAATCAAGTAAACCAATCGTTGTTGTTGGTGTTGATACAGAACAAGAATTAGATGATAATACAAATAAAGCACGTATTAGTGAAAATAATAAATCATTAGCTAACGGTAAAACAATTATTTTTTCTATTGTTAAACGTTTAGATTTAGCTTTTAAAGGTGCTTTATTAAAAGCATCAGAAGGGGCACAATTAACTAATGATATTAACAAAGACGCTTATAAATTAGGAACACACACTGAAGCAAGTTTTAATAAAAATACTTATGTTGATAATACAGCGTTAGTTGAATTATCAAAAGCTGGACATCAGTATTTAATTGATGCAATTAAATTAAGTGGTTTAAAAGAAGTAAATGATTATAAAACAATTGTTGAAATAATCCAAGAAGATCCTTTATTTAAACTTTTATCACAAATTGGAACTAAAAAATTAGATGAAGTTGCTACTAAATCACAACAAGGTGATTGAGTATTAAAAAGCGAATATCAAGATTTACCATTTATACAATTACAAAAAATGTTAGGTGGATTAGTTTATGTTGATCAAAAAAATGAACTATATCCATATGAATTATCTAATTCATTTTATTTAGAAAAAGATCCAAATAAACGTCAAGCTTCAAGAGCTTTTTATAATTATTGAAATGCTAAAGATGCTAATCAAATAAATTTAGTTAAGATATTTTTAGGACAATCAGTTGATGTACTAAAAGATAAATCATTTTCTGAGTCAATTTATAAGGGATTAGAAGAATTTTATAAATCTAAAAACATTATTATTCCTAAATTATATTAGTTAACTTATTAAGTTGCTTTTTACCCATAAATAATATATAATTCTATATTGTATAAAGAAAGTAGTTTAAAACTCACCTGATTTCTGTTTATTTGGGAATAGGTTAATGCTTAATATTTCGATTATTACATCATTTATTCATGTTATAGATATAAATGATTTTCTTTATACATTTAATTTTTAATTAGGAGTGTTTAATGAATACACCAAACAATCAACGCCATATGTCATCAAATAATGATGCACGTAAAAATCAACCTTTAATTAATGATCAAATTCGTTTTCGAACAATGGTTGTAATTGATGACCATGGTAATAATTTAGGTGAAATGAATCGTATTGATGCCCTTAATTTAGCCGCTTCAAAGAATTTAGATTTAGTTGTTATTGCTAAAAAAGGAAATATTCCTGTAACAAAAATTTTAGATTATGGTAAGTACAAATACGAACAAAAACGTCGTCAAAAAGAATCAAGAAAAAATCAAACAATTATTAAGGTAAAAGAAATCAAAATTAAACCAATGATTGGTGAACATGATTTAAAAGTAAGAGCAGAAAATGCTAAACGTTGATTAGAAGATAAAGACAACGTGAAATTTGTGATTGAAGCACGTGGACGTATGTGTACAAAAGATGAATTTATTGTACAAGCTTATGAAAAATTCATTGACTTAATTAAAGATTATGGTACAGTTGTTCAAGCTAATAAAAAAGTTAGCAATTATCGATATGAAACAATTATTGAACCAATTAAAAAATAAGGAAGGTAACTATAATGGCTAAAATTAGACAAAAAACAAAAAGAGCTGTTGCAAAACGTTTTAGTATTACAAAAAATGGTAAATTAAAACGTAAACACGCTTATAGATCACATTTAGCTCTAGGTCGTTCAACAAAAGCTAAACGTCATTTAAGAAAAGACGCAATTATGAGCACATCTGACACAAAAAGATATACTCAATGCTTATAGTTAGAATATAAATAATTTAATAGTTATAAATAGTATTTAAGGAGTAAATTAGCAATGAGAGTAAAAGGTGGAAGTGTTACACGTCAACGTCGTAAAAGATGATTAGAAAAAGCTGAAGGTTCATGAGGAACACGTAATACCTCATATAGAATTGCTCGTCAAACAGTAATTCGTGCTGCAGAGTATGCATATCGTGATCGTCGTAATAAAAAGCGTGATTTTAGAAAATTATGAATTTCAAGAATTAATGCTGCAGTTCGTGAATTAGGATATACATATTCACAATTTATGAATGCATTAGTAAAAGCTAATGTTGTTACTAAAGATGGTCAAGGTTTAAATAGAAAAATGCTATCTGAATTAGCAATTAACAACCCTGAAGCATTTAATCAATTAGTTGATAAAGTAATGAAATAATATTAGATAAAAATATACTTGCCAATTGCTGGTTATAGTATATTTTTTATTTTTATCTTGTTTTTTACTTTTGTTTCGTGTATAATTTTAAAGGTTTTGTTATTGTTGAGATTGCTGATACGCCAAGAAACGTTGTCAATAAAACGTATCAGGTAACTCATTAATACACAATTCTTATGATTCGCATAATATATCGATGCAAAAGGAGACAACATTTTATGAATCAAGAATTAAGAATTAGATTAGAATCTTATGACCACAGATTATTAGATGATACAGTAAAAACAATTGTAAACATTTCTAACTCTACAGGTTCTAAATTAAGAGGTCCAATTCCTCTACCAACTAAAAAGGAAATTTTTACAATTTTAAGATCACCACATGTTAATAAATCAAGTCGTGAACAATTTGAAAGAAGAACACACAAACGTTTAATTATTTTAGAAAATCCACAACCTAAAACAATGGAAGCTTTAAAACGTTTATCAGTTCCATTTGGTGTTGAAGTTACTTTCAAAATTTAATTCATTAGGAGGCAAGTAAAAAAAATGAAATCATTATTAGGAACAAAAGTTGGCATGACTCAAGTTTTTACAGAAACAGGTAAAGCTGTAGCTGCCACAGTTATCTATGTTGAACCAAATAAGGTTTTAGCTGTTAAAACTAATGAAAAAGACGGCTACAGTGCAATTCAAATTGGTTATGAAACAGTAAAAGAAAAAGCATTAAACAAACCATTATTAGGTCAATTCAAAAAAGCAAATTCAGATCCAAAACGTCACATTAAAGAATTTAGAGATGTTGTTGCTGAAGTTGGTGCTGAATTAACAGTTAGTGAATTTGAACCAGGACAATTAGTTAATGCACAAGCATATACTAAAGGACACGGATTTACAGGTTCAATTAAACGTCATAATTTTAGTATGGGTCCAATGGGCCATGGTGCTGGTTATCCACATCGTTATGTTGGTTCTATTGCTAAAGGACGTGGGGGTAGTCAAGCTCAACGTGTTTTCAAAGGAACTAAATTACCTGGTCATTATGGACATGAATTAGTAACAACTAAAAACTTACTAGTATTAGATGTTAAAGCAAATGAAAATTTAATCCTAATTAAAGGTGCTATTCCAGGACCAAAAGGTTCAATTGTTTTATTAAAATCAGCTAAAAAAGTTGGCCATATCGTAAGCGATCCACAAGTTGTTAACTACTTAGCTAATAAAGCATCATCAAGTGAAGCAAACGAATAAGGAGTTAGTCATGGCAAAAATTAAATTATTATCTATTGATGGTAACTTCGCAAAAGAACTTGAAGTAACCTCTGATCTTTTTGTTGAAGTACCTCACAAACAAGCAATGTTTGACTCAGTGCTTGCTGAAAATGCAGCTGAACGTCAAGGTACACATTCAACCCTAACAAAGGGTGAAGTTCGTGGTGGTGGTAAAAAACCATGAAGACAAAAACACACAGGTAAAGCACGTACAGGTTCAACACGTAACCCACATTGAACAGGTGGGGGTGTGGTATTTGGTCCAAAACCAAATCGTAACTACAATTTAAAAGTTAATGCAAAAGTAAGACTATTAGCTTTCAAATCAGCATTAACTATTAAATTGAATGAAGGAAAAATGCTAGGTTTAGTAGCAAATAGCGATTTAGAAACACCTTCAACTAAAAAAATGGTAAATTTCATTAATAATGCTAACTTAGAAAATCAAAAAGTTTTATTAGTAATAGTCGACAATTTTAGTAATATTAAAAAATCAACAAACAATTTACAAAAAGTTACAACAAAATTATGATACCAAGTTTCAGTTCGTGATTTAATGCATGCAAATGTTGTTGTTGTGGCTGAAGAAGCATTTACAAATTACGCAAGAAAGGTAAGTAAATAATCATGGAATTAACAAGAGTTATTTTACATCCATATACGACAGAAAAAACTTATTCTATTCGTAATAAAAGCGAGCATGAAACATTAACTTTTATTGTTGATAAAAATGCTAATAAATACCAAATTCGTGAAGCATTTATTGCGATTTTTGGTTTAAAACCACTTAAAATTCGTACTACAAATCGTCGTCCTGCAAAAATTCGTACTTCAACAGCTAGACCAGGATATACAAAAGCAAAAAAAATTGCTTATGTAGTAATGCCAGTAGGTGTTAAAGTAGCTGTAAGTAAAGAAGAAGTTGAAGCAGCAAACGCAAAGTAGTTTAAAACAAAATTAAAAATAACAGTCGAAAAGCAAATTAGAAAGAGGCAATTATGGCAGTTAAACGTATTAAAAACCATAGTAGTGGTAAAAGACAAACTGTTGTTGTTGATTACAAATCGATTTTAACAACAAGTAAACCAGAAAAATCATTGCTTGTTACTTTACCTAAAAAAGCAGGTAGAAACAATCAAGGGAAAATTACAATTAGACACCATGGTGGTGGTCATAAACGTAAATATCGTATTATTGACTTTAAAAGAAATAAAGATAATATTTATGGAACTATTAAATCAATTGAATACGATCCAAACAGAACATCATTTATTTCATTAGTTGTTTACGCTGATGGAGAAAAACGTTATATTATTGCTCCTAAAGGAATTAAAGTGGGCGATAAAATTATTTCAGGAAATGAAAACATTGATATTTTATTAGGTAATTCATTACCACTTGAATTTATTCCAGAAGGTACATTAGTTCACAATATTGAACTATCACCAAATGCTGGTGGTCAAATTACAAGAAGTGCTGGTGCTAGTGCACAAATTCTTGGTTTTGATGAAACTAAAAAATATATTTTAGTTAAATTAAACTCAGGCGAAGTTCGTAAATTTAGAAAAGAATGTCGTGCTACAATTGGAACTGTTTCAAATGATGAACACATTCTTGAAAATTTAGGTAAAGCTGGTAAATCACGTCATTTAGGGGTTCGTCCAACAGTTCGTGGTTCTGCAATGAACCCTAATGATCACCCACATGGGGGTGGTGAAGGTCGTTCACCAGTTGGTATGGATGCACCTCGTACACCTTGAGGTAAACGTCACATGGGTGTTAAAACTCGCAACAATAAGAAATCATCAACGAGCATGATTGTTCGTCGTCGTAAATAATATAGAAAGGATTAATCGCGATGTCTAGAAGTTTAAAAAAAGGTGCTTACGCTGATCCTAGTTTATTAAAAAAAGTTGAAGCAGCTAATGCATCAGTTTCTAAAAAACCAATCAAAACATGATCTAGAAGAAGTCAAATTTTTCCAAACTTTGTTGGATTAACATTTGAAGTTCATAATGGTAAAACTTTCTTAAAAGTTTACGTAACAGAAGATATGATTGGTCACAAATTAGGTGAATTTGCACCAACACGTAATTTCAAAAACCATACAGAAGCTAAACGTTAGAAAGAAAGGTAATTTATAGATATGACAAATAAAGTTATTCAAAGAAATATTCATATTTCGCACCGTAAAGCTTCTCTTGTAATTGATTTAGTTCGAAACAAGCCAGTACATGAAGCAATTCGAATTTTAAGTAATACACCAAAGAAGTTTGCTCCAATCGTTTTGAAATTACTTAACTCAGCAATTTCAAACGTTCAACATAACTCTAAAGATATGGATCCAAGTAAACTATATATTTACAAAATTGTAGCTAATCAAGGTCCAACAATGAAAAGAACACTACCACGTGCTAAGGGTTCTGCTGATCAATTATTTAAACGTACAACACATTTAGAAATTGTTTTATCTGATGATGTTAATGAACGTGAAAAAGAATTAGCAGCTATTAAAGCTAAAAAATCAAAAAAACCATTAGCAGTTGAACCGATTGCTAAAGTTGAAACTAAAAAAGTTGCTAAACCAAGCAAAGTAGAAATAAAACCAGTTGAAAAAGACGAAAACGTTGATCCAGAACTTTTAAAACGTGAACAACAAGTTTTAAAAGTTGTTGAAAAAACTGCTTCACAAAAAGAAGAAGAAACTACTGAAACAATTATGATTTCAACATCACCTAAGAATGCACAAGTTTTATTTGATGATTTAGAAAAAAATGTAATCTTTTATAAAACAACACCTATTAATAAAGTTTTACGTGTACTAGTTTATGTAACTAGCCCAACTAAAAAAGTTGTTGGTGAATTTGATTTAGAATCAGTTGAAATTGGTGCAATTTCATCAATTTGAAGAAAATACAGCAAACAATCTGTAATTTCTAAAAAAGAATATGATGCTTACTATGAAGGAAAAGATAAAGCACATGCACTTGTAAGCAAAAAAGCATATAAATACCGTAATCCAAAAGATCTTAGCGAATATAACATGACTAAAGGTCCAAGTGGATTCCAATATTTAAAATAGGGTAAGGGAGATTTTACAAATGGGTCAAAAAGTAAATCCAAATGGACTAAGATTTGGGATCAACAAACAATGACTATCTCGTTGAGTGCCAACTGATCAATTACAAATGGCTAAATGATTAGTTGAAGATGATAAGATTAGAAAATATTTATCAACAAAATATAAAAATGCTGGTATTGATCATGTAGAAATTGAACGTGACCAACAACGGGTAAATGTTTATGTATATGCTGTACAAAGTGGTTTATTAATTGGAACAGAAGCATCAGAAAAGAAATTAATTGAATTAGCAATTAACAAAATCGTTGGTCGTAAACAATTAGTATCTTTAAAAGTAGTTGAAGTTCAAATTCCAGAATTACAAGCTTCATTAATGGCACGTGAAATTGCCGACGCAATTGAAAATAGAGTTTCATTTAGAATTGCTCAAAAAATGGTAATTAAAAAAGTTCTAAAAGCTGGTGCTAGAGGTATTAAAACACATGTTTCAGGTCGTTTAGGTGGCGTGGAAATGGCACGTGAAGAAGGATATACACAAGGTGTAATGACCTTACATACATTACGTGCAGATATTGATTATTCAATGCAAGAAGCACATACAACTTATGGAATTATTGGTGTTAAAGTTTGAATTAATCGTGGCGAATTATTTGGTAACAAATTAGTAAACAGTGTTGCGCATGCTGCAAATAAGGAATTTAGTCGTAGTTCAAAACCAAAAAAAGGATCATTTAATCGTTCATCAAGATCAAAAAATACTAAACCTGCTCCAAAACAAGCAGTTAGCGAATAGGAGATTATAAAATTATGTTACAACCAAAAAGAACAAAATTTCGTAAGCCTCATAAAGTAAGCTACGAAGGTAAAGCTAAAGGAAATAAACAAGTTGATTTTGGTGAATTTGGATTAATGGCACTAGAAGGTGCATGAATTGATGCGCGTCAAATTGAATCAGCACGGATTGCAATTTCAAAACGTTTATTAAAAACTGGTAAAATGTGAATTCGTATTTTCCCACATATGTCATTAACTAAAAAACCATTAGAAGTACGTATGGGTTCTGGTAAAGGTAGTCCAGAAAAATGAGTAGCAGTTGTAAAGGCTGGAACAGTAATGTTTGAAATTGCTAATGTTTCAGAAGAATTAATGTGTGAAGCTTTACGTGCTGCTGGAAATAAGTTACCAATTAAAGTAAAAATTGTTAAGAAGGGAGAAGCTAACTAATGAGTAGTATTGCACAAGATCTTCGTAAAAAAGATAGCTTAGAACTTGAAAAAATTGTTATTGAGCTTAAAGCCAAATTATTAGAACTTCGTTTTGCAGCTGCGAATGGGGAAGCAGAAAAACTTCATACAGCCAAAGAAATTCGTAAAACAATTGCACGTGCATTAACAATTTTAAATGAACGTGAATTAGCAGAAAAATTAAACAACAAGGAGGCTAATAAATAATGGAAAGAAGCCGTCGTAAAGTTTTAGAAGGGTTAGTAGTTTCAGATAAAATGCAAAAAACTGTTGTTGTTAGTGTTGAAACTAAAAGCAAACACCCAATATATAGAAAACTTGTAATTAGTCATAAAAAATACCACGCACACAATGATAATGATGATGCCAAAGTTGGTGACCTTGTTGAAATCACTGAAACTCGTCCATTAAGTGCAACAAAAAATTGAAGAGTTAGCAAAATTTTAGAAAGAGCACGTTAGTGCAACTAAGGAGAAGATTATGATTCAACATATGACAAGACTAAAAGTTGCAGATAACACAGGTGCTAAAGAAGTTGGAGTAATCAAAGTGCTTGGTGGCTCTAAAAAACGTTATGCATCAGTGGGCGATATTGTAGTTGTCTCAGTTAAAAAAGCAACACCTGCTGGTTTAATTGCTAAAGGACAAATGGCCAAAGCTGTAATTGTTAGAACAAAAAAATCAATTCGTCGTGAGTCTGGTTTATTAATTAGATTTGACGAAAACGCATGTGTACTTATTAAAGAGGATAAGACACCAAGAGGATCACGTATTTTTGGTCCTGTAGCAAGAGAAATTCGTGATCGTGGATACACAAAAATTGCTTCTCTTGCTCCTGAAGTATTATAGGAGGTTAGCAGATAATGAACAGAATTAAAAAAGGCGATACAGTTGTTGTTATTTCAGGTAAAAACAAAAATAAATCTGGCGTAGTTATTCAAGTTAACCCTAAAGAACAAACAGCACTTGTTGAAGGCGTTAATAAAATTAAACGTCATCAAAAGAAAGATCAAACGCATGAACAATCTGGAATTATTGAAAAAGAAGCTCCAATTCGTTTATGTAAATTAGCATTAGTTGATCCTAAAGGAAAAGATAAAGGTAAAGCAACTAAAGTTAAATATTTACTTAAAGATAACAAAAAAGTTCGTGTAGCACGTAAAAGTGGTTCAGAACTTGATGTAAATAAAAAATAAAAAGGAAGGATAAGTTATGGCATTCTTAAAAGATTTATATAAAAATAAAGTTGCTAAAGATTTGCAAAAAGAATTTGCTTATTCTTCTGTAATGCAAATTCCTAAAATTGAAAAAGTAGTTATTAACGCAGGAATTGGAAATGCTGTTGCTGATAAAAAACATTTAGAAGCAGCTATTTCAGAATTAACTTTGATTACAGGACAAAGACCTGTTGAAACAAAAGCTAAAAAATCAATTGCAACATTTAAATTACGTGCTGGTCAAAGTATTGGTGCTAAAGTTACATTACGTGGCGATCGTATGTGAGCATTTATTGAAACTTTATTTAATATTGCTTTACCTCGTGTACGTGATTTTAAAGGAATTTCAAATAATTCGTTTGATAACCAAGGTAACTACACTTTAGGTATTAAAGAACAAATTATTTTCCCTCAAGTTGTTTATGATGATGTTAAATCAGTGCGTGGTTTTGATGTAACATTTGTTACAACTGCAAAAACAGCCCAAGAAGCTAAAGCATTACTAGTGGGACTAGGTGCTCCATTTCAAAAAGTAAGAGGAGACAAATAATTTATGGCGAAAAAATCATTAATTGCTAAGCAAAAAAAACATCAAAAATTTGCAGTTCGTGAATACACTCGTTGCGTAAGATGTGGTCGTCCACATGCTGTTAATCGTAAATTTGGTGTATGTCGTCTTTGCTTTAGAGATTTAGCTTACGCTGGTGCAATTCCAGGAATTAAGAAAGCATCTTGATAGGAGGATAGATATGTATTTAGATCCAATTGCTGAATTAATTACAAAAATTAATAATGGTCGTAAGGCCCATAAAGCTGAAGTTAGTTTTGCAACTTCAAAGCTTAAAACAGCGATTTTAGAATTATTGGTTAAAGAAGGATATATCAAATCTTATGATATTCGTCCAACTGAAAACAATAAATCTGAAACAGTTGTTAAACTAAAATACAAAAACCAAACAACATCTTCTATCAATGGTTTTAAACAAATTTCAAAACCAGGATTAAGAATTTATTCAACACACTTAAATTTACCAAAAGTATTAAATGGTTTAGGAATTGCTATCATCACAACTTCAAAAGGTGTTATGTCAGATAAACAAGCAAGAAAGGAAAATGTAGGCGGGGAAGTAATCGCTTACGTTTGATAAGAATATTTATGTCAAGAATTGGAAATCGTAAATTAACTATTCCAGCTAATGTAAATGTTAGTGTTGAATCTGGTAAAGTACATATTGTTAGTCAAACTGCAAAATTAAGTGTTGATTTTCCAGTAAATCTAATTAGTGTAGATGTTGTTGATAATACTGTTAAAGTTAGTCGTGCAAACGATGAAAAACAAACAAAAATGTTTCATGGAACAGTAAATGCAAATATTGCTAATGCTTTAGTTGGTGTAACTACTGGTTGAAAGAAAGAATTAGAAGTTAAAGGGGTAGGTTTTAGAGCAAAAGTTGAAGGTTCAAAACTTAATTTAGGATTAGGTTTTTCTCACCCTTTATTAATTCAAATTCCAACAGGTTTAAAAGTTGAAACACCATCAGCTACTGAAATTAGTATTAATGGAGCAGATAAAGCTGCTGTTGGTGCTTTTGCAGCAGTAGTACGTGCTTATCGTAAACCAGAACCTTACAAAGGTAAAGGTGTGATGTATAAGGGCGAAAGAATTGTGCGTAAAGCAGGTAAAACTGCAGATAAGAAAAAATAGAAAGGTCATTCATAAAGTATGAAAAGAATTAATTTTAGTCGTGCTAAACAACGTGCACTTCGTGCTAAACGTCTTCATGTTAAAATTCGTAACCTTCAATTAGCTGCAAACAAACCTGTTTTAGTTA is drawn from Ureaplasma parvum serovar 3 str. ATCC 27815 and contains these coding sequences:
- the rplB gene encoding 50S ribosomal protein L2, with product MAVKRIKNHSSGKRQTVVVDYKSILTTSKPEKSLLVTLPKKAGRNNQGKITIRHHGGGHKRKYRIIDFKRNKDNIYGTIKSIEYDPNRTSFISLVVYADGEKRYIIAPKGIKVGDKIISGNENIDILLGNSLPLEFIPEGTLVHNIELSPNAGGQITRSAGASAQILGFDETKKYILVKLNSGEVRKFRKECRATIGTVSNDEHILENLGKAGKSRHLGVRPTVRGSAMNPNDHPHGGGEGRSPVGMDAPRTPWGKRHMGVKTRNNKKSSTSMIVRRRK
- the rplD gene encoding 50S ribosomal protein L4; amino-acid sequence: MAKIKLLSIDGNFAKELEVTSDLFVEVPHKQAMFDSVLAENAAERQGTHSTLTKGEVRGGGKKPWRQKHTGKARTGSTRNPHWTGGGVVFGPKPNRNYNLKVNAKVRLLAFKSALTIKLNEGKMLGLVANSDLETPSTKKMVNFINNANLENQKVLLVIVDNFSNIKKSTNNLQKVTTKLWYQVSVRDLMHANVVVVAEEAFTNYARKVSK
- the rpmC gene encoding 50S ribosomal protein L29 yields the protein MSSIAQDLRKKDSLELEKIVIELKAKLLELRFAAANGEAEKLHTAKEIRKTIARALTILNERELAEKLNNKEANK
- the rplX gene encoding 50S ribosomal protein L24, which produces MNRIKKGDTVVVISGKNKNKSGVVIQVNPKEQTALVEGVNKIKRHQKKDQTHEQSGIIEKEAPIRLCKLALVDPKGKDKGKATKVKYLLKDNKKVRVARKSGSELDVNKK
- the rplT gene encoding 50S ribosomal protein L20 gives rise to the protein MRVKGGSVTRQRRKRWLEKAEGSWGTRNTSYRIARQTVIRAAEYAYRDRRNKKRDFRKLWISRINAAVRELGYTYSQFMNALVKANVVTKDGQGLNRKMLSELAINNPEAFNQLVDKVMK
- the rplC gene encoding 50S ribosomal protein L3; the protein is MKSLLGTKVGMTQVFTETGKAVAATVIYVEPNKVLAVKTNEKDGYSAIQIGYETVKEKALNKPLLGQFKKANSDPKRHIKEFRDVVAEVGAELTVSEFEPGQLVNAQAYTKGHGFTGSIKRHNFSMGPMGHGAGYPHRYVGSIAKGRGGSQAQRVFKGTKLPGHYGHELVTTKNLLVLDVKANENLILIKGAIPGPKGSIVLLKSAKKVGHIVSDPQVVNYLANKASSSEANE
- a CDS encoding BMP family ABC transporter substrate-binding protein, whose translation is MRKIKLNKKIILASVIGIMGVALVPIALVACSQNKTKSDSRNLTLNNFYGRPSSDGDDAYQAIYASKIQDGARMLGLISFRHKNPISKYFNSPKDNQQVSAVLIDEIYDLQTGKDRIASITYRADQAAFLAGIAAAYYLNSNQNVFGKDNKLTWGGFVGIHLPSTTRFIQGFKFGIQWANEKLKNKKVKQTENNEEKEWINVEQVFATNYQSGDFSPTSDKAKAIVNQLVSNNVDLILPVAGPQIDYATTAAAESSKPIVVVGVDTEQELDDNTNKARISENNKSLANGKTIIFSIVKRLDLAFKGALLKASEGAQLTNDINKDAYKLGTHTEASFNKNTYVDNTALVELSKAGHQYLIDAIKLSGLKEVNDYKTIVEIIQEDPLFKLLSQIGTKKLDEVATKSQQGDWVLKSEYQDLPFIQLQKMLGGLVYVDQKNELYPYELSNSFYLEKDPNKRQASRAFYNYWNAKDANQINLVKIFLGQSVDVLKDKSFSESIYKGLEEFYKSKNIIIPKLY
- the rpsC gene encoding 30S ribosomal protein S3, translating into MGQKVNPNGLRFGINKQWLSRWVPTDQLQMAKWLVEDDKIRKYLSTKYKNAGIDHVEIERDQQRVNVYVYAVQSGLLIGTEASEKKLIELAINKIVGRKQLVSLKVVEVQIPELQASLMAREIADAIENRVSFRIAQKMVIKKVLKAGARGIKTHVSGRLGGVEMAREEGYTQGVMTLHTLRADIDYSMQEAHTTYGIIGVKVWINRGELFGNKLVNSVAHAANKEFSRSSKPKKGSFNRSSRSKNTKPAPKQAVSE
- the rplP gene encoding 50S ribosomal protein L16, whose product is MLQPKRTKFRKPHKVSYEGKAKGNKQVDFGEFGLMALEGAWIDARQIESARIAISKRLLKTGKMWIRIFPHMSLTKKPLEVRMGSGKGSPEKWVAVVKAGTVMFEIANVSEELMCEALRAAGNKLPIKVKIVKKGEAN
- a CDS encoding 50S ribosomal protein L23 gives rise to the protein MELTRVILHPYTTEKTYSIRNKSEHETLTFIVDKNANKYQIREAFIAIFGLKPLKIRTTNRRPAKIRTSTARPGYTKAKKIAYVVMPVGVKVAVSKEEVEAANAK
- the rpsJ gene encoding 30S ribosomal protein S10, which translates into the protein MNQELRIRLESYDHRLLDDTVKTIVNISNSTGSKLRGPIPLPTKKEIFTILRSPHVNKSSREQFERRTHKRLIILENPQPKTMEALKRLSVPFGVEVTFKI
- the rpmI gene encoding 50S ribosomal protein L35 translates to MAKIRQKTKRAVAKRFSITKNGKLKRKHAYRSHLALGRSTKAKRHLRKDAIMSTSDTKRYTQCL
- the rplV gene encoding 50S ribosomal protein L22 is translated as MTNKVIQRNIHISHRKASLVIDLVRNKPVHEAIRILSNTPKKFAPIVLKLLNSAISNVQHNSKDMDPSKLYIYKIVANQGPTMKRTLPRAKGSADQLFKRTTHLEIVLSDDVNEREKELAAIKAKKSKKPLAVEPIAKVETKKVAKPSKVEIKPVEKDENVDPELLKREQQVLKVVEKTASQKEEETTETIMISTSPKNAQVLFDDLEKNVIFYKTTPINKVLRVLVYVTSPTKKVVGEFDLESVEIGAISSIWRKYSKQSVISKKEYDAYYEGKDKAHALVSKKAYKYRNPKDLSEYNMTKGPSGFQYLK
- the rpsH gene encoding 30S ribosomal protein S8, with product MYLDPIAELITKINNGRKAHKAEVSFATSKLKTAILELLVKEGYIKSYDIRPTENNKSETVVKLKYKNQTTSSINGFKQISKPGLRIYSTHLNLPKVLNGLGIAIITTSKGVMSDKQARKENVGGEVIAYVW
- the rpsS gene encoding 30S ribosomal protein S19, whose amino-acid sequence is MSRSLKKGAYADPSLLKKVEAANASVSKKPIKTWSRRSQIFPNFVGLTFEVHNGKTFLKVYVTEDMIGHKLGEFAPTRNFKNHTEAKR
- the infC gene encoding translation initiation factor IF-3, translated to MNTPNNQRHMSSNNDARKNQPLINDQIRFRTMVVIDDHGNNLGEMNRIDALNLAASKNLDLVVIAKKGNIPVTKILDYGKYKYEQKRRQKESRKNQTIIKVKEIKIKPMIGEHDLKVRAENAKRWLEDKDNVKFVIEARGRMCTKDEFIVQAYEKFIDLIKDYGTVVQANKKVSNYRYETIIEPIKK
- the rplE gene encoding 50S ribosomal protein L5; the protein is MAFLKDLYKNKVAKDLQKEFAYSSVMQIPKIEKVVINAGIGNAVADKKHLEAAISELTLITGQRPVETKAKKSIATFKLRAGQSIGAKVTLRGDRMWAFIETLFNIALPRVRDFKGISNNSFDNQGNYTLGIKEQIIFPQVVYDDVKSVRGFDVTFVTTAKTAQEAKALLVGLGAPFQKVRGDK
- the rpsQ gene encoding 30S ribosomal protein S17, which translates into the protein MERSRRKVLEGLVVSDKMQKTVVVSVETKSKHPIYRKLVISHKKYHAHNDNDDAKVGDLVEITETRPLSATKNWRVSKILERAR
- the rplN gene encoding 50S ribosomal protein L14, whose product is MIQHMTRLKVADNTGAKEVGVIKVLGGSKKRYASVGDIVVVSVKKATPAGLIAKGQMAKAVIVRTKKSIRRESGLLIRFDENACVLIKEDKTPRGSRIFGPVAREIRDRGYTKIASLAPEVL
- a CDS encoding type Z 30S ribosomal protein S14, which codes for MAKKSLIAKQKKHQKFAVREYTRCVRCGRPHAVNRKFGVCRLCFRDLAYAGAIPGIKKASW